A window from Hemibagrus wyckioides isolate EC202008001 linkage group LG17, SWU_Hwy_1.0, whole genome shotgun sequence encodes these proteins:
- the oafa gene encoding out at first protein homolog: MLARSVGVIWFLWASVLSAGLCSELKVRVRLADGQITEELLEADSERDSITVEYRQADGTLITFVADFKQDVKIFRALILGELERGQSQYQALCFITRLSHNEIISSESMARLRQKNPHTVRTAEERKPTETLSMNVAVNVTLAWQLSTLIYNTCSVAHDAVYTREADMHHWLDTGIESSVFETLPQAVEVPGLQSCRSVKDLWQSCSCSYSIRLEWYPCLLKYCRNKDSSGHSAPYKCGIKSCSKGYDFTYYTPHKQLCLWEEET; this comes from the exons ATGTTGGCGCGGTCAGTCGGAGTCATCTGGTTCCTCTGGGCTTCAGTGCTCAGTGCTGGTTTATGCTCCGAGCTGAAAGTGAGGGTTCGACTCGCTGATGGCCAGATCACTGAGGAGCTGCTGGAGGCGGATAGTGAGAGAGACTCCATCACAGTGGAGTACAGGCAGGCTGACGGCACACTCATCACTTTCGTGGCAGATTTTAAACAG GATGTGAAGATCTTCCGGGCATTGATTCTGGGAGAGTTGGAAAGGGGGCAGAGCCAGTACCAGGCACTGTGCTTCATCACACGTCTCAGCCACAATGAGATTATCTCCAGCGAGTCCATGGCCAGACTCCGGCAG AAAAACCCACACACCGTAAGGACAGCGGAGGAGAGGAAGCCGACAGAGACGCTCAGCATGAACGTGGCGGTTAACGTGACGCTGGCATGGCAGCTGAGTACCCTCATCTACAACACGTGTAGTGTGGCGCACGACGCCGTGTACACGCGTGAAGCCGACATGCACCACTGGCTGGACACGG GTATCGAGAGCTCCGTGTTTGAGACTCTACCGCAGGCTGTGGAGGTTCCTGGGCTGCAGAGCTGCCGCTCGGTGAAGGATCTTTGGCAGTCTTGCTCCTGTAGCTACAGCATAAGACTCGAGTGGTACCCGTGTCTGCTCAAATACTGCCGCAACAAGGACTCTTCGGGCCACAGCGCCCCGTACAAGTGCGGCATCAAGAGCTGCAGCAAAGGCTATGACTTTACATACTACACACCTCATAAACAGCTCTGTCTCTGGGAGGAGGAGACTTAG